The Cytobacillus sp. IB215665 genome contains a region encoding:
- a CDS encoding RNA polymerase sigma factor has translation MSKRKGISEQQLTEFILEHKQKCYRLAYSYVKNSEDALDIVQESIQKALTSIHTLQDKNSLKSWYYRIVVNTSLDFIRKKKKVSVVDTHTMELISPSKYDNYEQLNLEMIIEYLPDKYKTIIILKYFEDLTLEQVANVLNENVSTIKSRLYKALQLLRIKIDDDYLEEADIHEKTLYQSTRRV, from the coding sequence ATGAGCAAGAGAAAAGGAATATCAGAACAACAACTGACGGAATTCATCTTGGAACACAAACAAAAATGCTATAGATTAGCCTATAGCTATGTAAAAAATTCTGAGGATGCATTAGATATTGTTCAAGAATCGATACAGAAAGCCCTAACATCCATTCATACTCTCCAAGATAAAAATTCTTTGAAAAGTTGGTACTATCGTATAGTCGTTAATACCTCTTTGGATTTTATAAGGAAGAAGAAAAAAGTTAGTGTAGTTGATACACATACAATGGAGTTAATAAGTCCAAGCAAATACGACAACTATGAACAGCTTAATTTGGAAATGATCATCGAGTACTTACCAGATAAATATAAAACTATTATCATTCTTAAATATTTTGAAGACTTAACATTAGAACAGGTTGCAAATGTGTTAAATGAGAATGTGAGCACGATCAAATCGCGCTTATACAAAGCACTACAATTATTACGTATAAAAATCGATGATGATTATTTAGAGGAGGCAGATATACATGAAAAAACACTTTACCAAAGCACAAGAAGAGTATAA
- a CDS encoding DUF3298 and DUF4163 domain-containing protein — protein MKKHFTKAQEEYNRIPIPKDLDDVVNKALKQGRKKKKKWYFGGLAVATILLVSSLNINPTIASTLSETPVIGSIVKVLTFREYEVTDEKFKVDIKVPAVQDMENSSLETTLNEKYLEESQQLFNDFMAKMEDEKDSGGNFALSSDYEVKTDNEQILSIGRLVVDVAGSAQQTIQYDTIDKENELLITLPSLFKDESYVDVISENILNQMTNMIENEELTFWISHPDVNMQYLRRGPWEKIQPDQQFYINNDGKLVISFDESAVAPAYYGIVWFEIPTEVLSDILVSNTYLK, from the coding sequence ATGAAAAAACACTTTACCAAAGCACAAGAAGAGTATAATCGCATTCCGATCCCTAAGGATTTAGATGATGTCGTTAATAAGGCATTAAAGCAAGGTAGGAAGAAAAAGAAGAAGTGGTATTTCGGTGGATTAGCTGTAGCAACGATACTTCTTGTATCTAGCCTTAATATTAATCCAACAATTGCTAGTACATTATCAGAAACTCCCGTCATTGGTAGTATAGTGAAGGTGCTTACTTTCAGAGAGTATGAAGTAACTGACGAAAAATTTAAAGTAGATATTAAAGTACCTGCCGTTCAAGATATGGAAAATTCCTCATTAGAAACAACCTTAAATGAAAAATACCTAGAAGAAAGCCAACAGCTATTTAATGATTTTATGGCAAAAATGGAAGATGAAAAGGATTCTGGAGGGAATTTCGCTCTTTCCAGTGATTATGAAGTTAAGACAGATAATGAACAAATTTTATCTATAGGTAGACTCGTTGTTGATGTCGCAGGATCAGCTCAACAAACAATTCAATATGATACGATTGATAAAGAAAATGAATTACTAATCACCCTCCCTAGCCTGTTTAAAGATGAAAGCTATGTGGACGTGATAAGTGAAAATATTTTAAATCAAATGACAAACATGATTGAAAACGAAGAACTTACGTTTTGGATTTCACATCCAGATGTCAACATGCAATATTTAAGACGAGGTCCGTGGGAAAAAATTCAACCTGACCAACAATTTTATATAAACAACGATGGTAAGTTAGTCATTTCGTTTGATGAATCAGCAGTTGCCCCTGCTTACTATGGAATAGTATGGTTTGAAATCCCAACTGAAGTACTTTCTGATATACTCGTCTCTAATACGTACTTAAAATAG
- a CDS encoding GTP pyrophosphokinase family protein, which translates to MDAKSQNNIEQMRSFKKDLIRFMMSYKFALAEVNTKIDILKQEFQYIHDYNPIEHTNSRLKSPESILRKIDRKGIGLSLPYIRENIKDIAGIRITCSFISDIYKIKDMLEQQKDITVIECKDYIEYPKPNGYQSLHLIIQIPIFMSDREDLVPVEIQIRTIAMDFWASLEHKIYYKYNKEIPERIKNELKEAADTAAKLDKKMEDLHKEMNQIKQLSQHEDILGEQLANNDTFKLIPAMFMSEFNKNNKK; encoded by the coding sequence ATGGATGCAAAATCACAAAATAATATAGAGCAAATGAGATCATTCAAAAAAGATTTAATTCGCTTTATGATGTCTTACAAGTTTGCTTTAGCTGAAGTGAATACGAAAATTGATATATTAAAACAAGAATTTCAATATATACACGACTATAATCCCATTGAGCATACTAACTCTCGCTTGAAGTCCCCAGAAAGCATATTAAGAAAGATCGATAGAAAAGGTATTGGCCTTTCACTACCTTATATAAGAGAAAACATCAAGGATATTGCAGGAATTCGTATTACTTGTTCTTTTATATCTGATATTTACAAAATAAAAGACATGCTAGAACAACAAAAAGATATAACAGTCATTGAGTGTAAGGATTATATCGAATATCCAAAACCAAATGGCTACCAAAGCCTTCATTTAATTATCCAAATTCCTATCTTCATGTCTGATAGAGAAGATCTAGTCCCTGTAGAAATTCAAATTCGTACGATTGCCATGGATTTCTGGGCAAGTTTAGAGCACAAAATATATTATAAATATAATAAGGAAATTCCAGAAAGAATCAAAAATGAGCTCAAAGAAGCAGCTGATACCGCTGCTAAATTAGATAAGAAAATGGAAGATTTACACAAAGAAATGAATCAAATTAAACAATTATCGCAGCATGAGGATATTCTTGGGGAACAACTGGCAAACAATGACACATTTAAACTAATACCAGCCATGTTTATGTCGGAATTTAATAAGAACAATAAGAAATAG
- a CDS encoding DUF6526 family protein, with protein MKEQNFKNHTRYHVPYHFIGLPIILAAFIGAIVNLVFAFSDGESVWPATLLLVGVVGLVITFILVREYILKLQDRVIRTEENLRAYVLTGRLLDSNLTIDQIIALRFASDEEFPTLCEKAVKENLKRNQIKKDIVNWRGDYFRA; from the coding sequence TTGAAAGAACAAAATTTCAAAAACCATACTCGCTACCATGTACCGTACCATTTTATAGGTCTACCAATTATTCTTGCTGCGTTTATTGGAGCCATCGTTAATTTAGTGTTTGCTTTTTCAGATGGTGAGTCAGTTTGGCCTGCAACATTACTGTTAGTAGGGGTAGTTGGATTAGTGATCACGTTTATTCTCGTTCGAGAGTATATTTTGAAATTACAAGATCGTGTCATTCGCACAGAAGAGAATTTAAGAGCGTATGTGTTAACAGGTAGGTTATTAGATTCTAATTTGACAATCGATCAAATTATTGCGTTACGATTTGCTAGCGACGAAGAATTTCCTACACTTTGTGAGAAAGCCGTAAAAGAAAATTTGAAAAGGAATCAAATTAAGAAGGACATTGTTAATTGGAGAGGGGATTATTTTCGAGCTTAA
- a CDS encoding VOC family protein: MINKIATVAVYVDDQQKAKHFWTEQVGFEVVAEFPMGPNANWLEVAPKGAQSHLVIYPKVMMKDWNEKQASIVFECENVQATYEMLKTNGVEFLDEPKKMEWGTFVQFKDLDGNDFLLKG, translated from the coding sequence ATGATTAATAAGATTGCAACTGTTGCAGTGTATGTAGATGATCAGCAAAAAGCAAAACACTTTTGGACAGAACAAGTAGGATTTGAAGTAGTGGCAGAGTTCCCAATGGGACCAAATGCTAATTGGCTAGAAGTAGCACCAAAAGGTGCGCAATCTCATTTAGTAATATATCCAAAGGTCATGATGAAAGATTGGAATGAGAAGCAGGCATCCATTGTGTTTGAGTGTGAAAATGTACAAGCTACATACGAAATGTTAAAAACAAATGGCGTAGAGTTTTTAGATGAACCGAAAAAAATGGAATGGGGGACATTTGTTCAGTTTAAAGATCTTGATGGTAATGATTTTTTACTTAAAGGGTAG
- a CDS encoding H-type small acid-soluble spore protein: MDIKRAKQIISSPNDITVHYNGVSVWIDSCDEQGNVATVHMRGNHDEKRSVPIAELEEV; this comes from the coding sequence ATGGATATAAAACGTGCGAAACAAATCATTTCATCACCAAATGATATAACGGTTCATTATAATGGAGTGTCTGTTTGGATTGATAGTTGTGATGAGCAAGGGAATGTTGCTACAGTCCATATGAGAGGTAACCATGATGAAAAACGGTCTGTACCGATTGCTGAGTTAGAAGAGGTTTAA
- a CDS encoding atypical membrane-integrating protein (Mistic protein), giving the protein MKMTNDEKQVLSDTIDGLNEGLDSIIALYNESETDKPIIDFEDDVISAIEQAKEKYGDKNITDHLNNIMREILSMMT; this is encoded by the coding sequence ATGAAAATGACGAATGACGAGAAACAAGTACTAAGCGATACGATTGATGGTTTAAATGAAGGGCTTGATTCAATCATAGCTCTATATAACGAGTCAGAGACAGACAAGCCAATTATTGACTTTGAGGATGATGTGATTTCCGCTATTGAACAAGCAAAGGAAAAATATGGAGATAAAAATATAACTGATCATCTTAATAATATTATGAGAGAAATTCTCTCCATGATGACTTGA